The following nucleotide sequence is from Actinomycetes bacterium.
CGAGCGGTTCGTCAAGCTGGCCGTCAGGTCCTGCCACTCACCGAGGTGACGTCGGCTGGGCCAGGTACCGGACGAACCAGTCCGCCGCCAGCTGGGCCACCGACTCGAGCGCGCCCGGCTCGCTGAACAGGTGCGTGGCGCCGGGCACGACCACCACCTCATTGGTGCAGCGCAGCTGGGCCTGCGCCTCCCGGTTCAGCTGCAGGACGACGTCGTCCCGGCCGCCAACGATGAGCAGGGTGGGGGCCTGGACCGAGGGCAGCCACGGGCCGGCCAGGTCCGGCCGACCCCCGCGGGAGACCACCGCGCCGACCGGACTGCCGGGCTGGGCGGCCGACGACAGGGCGGCAGCCGCCCCCGTGCTCGCCCCGAAGTAGCCGATCGTCAGCCCGGCCGTGGCCGGCTGCTCCTGCAGCCAGTGGGTGACGCCGGTGAGCCGCTGCGCGAGCAGCGAGACATCGAACACGTTGGCCCGGTCGAGCTCCTCTTGCGCGGTCAGCAGGTCGAACAGCAGCGTCCCCAGTCCGGCCTTGCGCAACGCCTCGGCCACATGCCGGTTGCGCGGGCTGTGCCGGCTGCTGCCGCTGCCGTGCGCGAACACCACGAGCCCGTGCGCATCCCTTGGCACGACGAGATGTCCGTGCAGGAGCAGGGTCCCGGCACGCGCCTGGACGTGCTCGTCGACCTCCACCGGCGGGTGGGCGGGGGCCGAGTGGGCCACTGTCGCGGATGGCCCCGGACGCCTGGCGGCCAGGTCGAGGCAGGCGGCGACCACGTCGTCGGGGGTCTGCGAGAAGTCCCGGTAGTACTGGCCGATAGCGAAGAAGTCACCGGGGGTCTCCAGCGCGACCAGCTCATCCGCCTCCCCGGCGAACGACCGCTCCCACCCCGGAGGTGCCACCGGGACGGCGAGGACGACCCGGGTGGCACCGGCTGCCCGCGCGACCTGACAGGCCGCCCTGGCGGTGGACCCGGTGGCGATCCCGTCGTCGACGACGACGACGGTCCTGCCGGCGAGGGTCACCGGAGGCCGGGCCCCGCGGAACCGGCTGGCCCTGCGGTTGACCTCTGCCCGTTCGCGGGCCTCAGTCGCTGTGAGCTCCTCGGGGCTCACGCCGGCCATCCGGACGACCTCGTCGTTGATGACCCGCACGCCACCCTCACCGACGGCGCCCATCCCGAGCTCCGGCTGGAACGGCACCCCCAGCTTCCGCACGACGATCACGTCGAGCGGGGCGCCCAGCGCCATCGCCACCTCGTAGGCGACGGGCACCCCGCCGCGCGGCAGCCCGACCACGACGACCTCAGGCCCCTTCAGATGCGTCAGCCGGTCGGCCAGCCTGCGGCCGGAGTCAGTTCGGTCGATGAACAGCATGGGCGCCGTCCTCCGTCACGCGGTGACCCGCTCCTCGTCCACTGTCGCGCCGCGGTGCTCGAGGTCGGCAGAGCCCAAGGTCCTCTGAGCCGCTACCCGACCGGTCGCTCCAGGACCCGGCTGGCCAGCGACCAGGCCCGGCCCCGCCGCCCCCGGTCCGGCGTGACCCACTCAGCGGGCGCCGGCCGGTGCGGGTCGCGCCGAAGGGTGGCGCCCTCCGCCACGTGCTCGCCCAGCATCTGGGCCCACAGCGGCTCGATCAGCTGATAGGTCACCAGCCGCTCGAGGTCGTGGTACACGTCGAAACCCCTTGCGGTGAGCCAGAAGTCGCCGTCCGACCGCCGGAGCAGTCCGACGGCGGCCAGCGGGGTGAGGAGGGCTCGCGCTCCGGCCGCCACGGCCGGTCCGTACGGCGCAGCGAGTCCGCTGGCCCGCACCCGCCCGGAGTAGGCCTGCCAGAACGCGTCGTACGCCCCACCGGCCCACGCGCCGAGGTGCAGCCAGCGGGCGATCGGCGGCCGGTGGCGGTCAACGGCCTCCGCATAGCTCCCCAGGCCGAAGTGGTTGACGTAGAAGTCCTTGCCGGCGAACGAGGAGCTGCCGGCCCCCATTCCAAGGAACCGGGGCCGGGTGATGGAGGTGTAGGTGGCGCTCCCCCGCCGGTTGAACGTCCACACCGAGCGGCGCTCGTACCCGAAGTCCTCGGCGAGCTCGCTCACCTGGGCGAGCACGGCATGCTCGAAGGCCCGGTCGTGATGGGCCGTGCCGAACGGCGTGTAGCCGAACCGCATGAGCGGGTACGTGGACACCTGGTCGACCCCGAGCTCGAAGCAGGTCCGCACGTCGGCCAGGAACGCCCCGCGGAGGGCGGCGTCGTCTTCGAGAGCGACGTCGACGATGAGGTCCACGTCGACGCACGAGAACCGGTCTCGCGCGCTCTCCACGGCGCTTCGGCTGGTGGCTGCGTCATGGGGTCGGTGCAGCCGCGCCAGCACTGCGTCGTGGAAGGACTGGGCCCCGATGCTCACGGCGGTGAACCCGGCGGCGGCCAGCTGGTCGAGGCGCTGCGGGGTCCCATGCGTGGGAAGCACCTCGATGGCCCGTTCCCCGGCCACCGGGATCCTCGCGACCAGCTCGGCGAGCCGCTCGGGATAGAGCGTGGGGGTGCCCCCACCGACGTACAGCGAGGTGAACGGGCCAGCGAACCGGGCCTGGTAGGCGGCCACGTACGCGTCGACCTCCTGCCCGAGAGCGACGAAGTACCGGTCGGCCAACGACTCCTCGGCGCGCACCTTGTTGTAGGGGCAGAACGGGCAGATCCACTCGCAGAAGGGGACGTGCACGTAGGCACCCGCTGGCGCGTCGAACGTGGCCACGACATCCTGCGCCGCACGCAGCCTCGGAGCAGGCCCACGCCGCGCCCACATCCCCCGACCGTACGCCGGCCGCCGCGGCGTCAGCGGTTGCTCCGTTCGGGGGTGGCCGAACGGCCGATGTCGTTGGTCCCTGGGAAAACGTGGGCGATTTGTCCAGGCTGGAGCTGGCGATGAGAAGTCGCCTGGGAGGCTTCGATCCGTGACCGCGGACTCGGCCACTCTTCTTCGGGAGGGTCACGGGGAGCCACTGGTGAGACCGGCCCACCGAACGAGTATTCGTGAGGTGAGCCACGATGAGGCCCTTCGGACGACGGACCGGTGGACGGCTGGCACGGGTGTCGGCGTTCGCCGTACTCGCCCTCGCCTTGGTCGTTTCCGGAGCCGGACCGGCCCTGGCGTGCGGCGGCCCTGTCACCGACACCGGCACGGTCAAGGTGACCAAGGCGCTCGCCGAGGGCAGCGCCCCTGCCGGCGACCAGACCTTCGCGATCAAGGTCAGCTGCGACAACAGCTACGACCAGACCTTCCCGCTTGCGGTCGGCGAGTCGGCCACGACCGATCCGCTGCCCGTGGCAACCGTCTGCACGGTCAGCGAGTATCTAAAGGACGGATGGCAGACTCCGACCATCACA
It contains:
- a CDS encoding phosphoribosyltransferase family protein, giving the protein MLFIDRTDSGRRLADRLTHLKGPEVVVVGLPRGGVPVAYEVAMALGAPLDVIVVRKLGVPFQPELGMGAVGEGGVRVINDEVVRMAGVSPEELTATEARERAEVNRRASRFRGARPPVTLAGRTVVVVDDGIATGSTARAACQVARAAGATRVVLAVPVAPPGWERSFAGEADELVALETPGDFFAIGQYYRDFSQTPDDVVAACLDLAARRPGPSATVAHSAPAHPPVEVDEHVQARAGTLLLHGHLVVPRDAHGLVVFAHGSGSSRHSPRNRHVAEALRKAGLGTLLFDLLTAQEELDRANVFDVSLLAQRLTGVTHWLQEQPATAGLTIGYFGASTGAAAALSSAAQPGSPVGAVVSRGGRPDLAGPWLPSVQAPTLLIVGGRDDVVLQLNREAQAQLRCTNEVVVVPGATHLFSEPGALESVAQLAADWFVRYLAQPTSPR
- a CDS encoding radical SAM protein, which produces MATFDAPAGAYVHVPFCEWICPFCPYNKVRAEESLADRYFVALGQEVDAYVAAYQARFAGPFTSLYVGGGTPTLYPERLAELVARIPVAGERAIEVLPTHGTPQRLDQLAAAGFTAVSIGAQSFHDAVLARLHRPHDAATSRSAVESARDRFSCVDVDLIVDVALEDDAALRGAFLADVRTCFELGVDQVSTYPLMRFGYTPFGTAHHDRAFEHAVLAQVSELAEDFGYERRSVWTFNRRGSATYTSITRPRFLGMGAGSSSFAGKDFYVNHFGLGSYAEAVDRHRPPIARWLHLGAWAGGAYDAFWQAYSGRVRASGLAAPYGPAVAAGARALLTPLAAVGLLRRSDGDFWLTARGFDVYHDLERLVTYQLIEPLWAQMLGEHVAEGATLRRDPHRPAPAEWVTPDRGRRGRAWSLASRVLERPVG